The genomic stretch GGAAAACCTAAGAAGGTTTTTTGAAGCTATTGAAAAGGAAAATGAAAGTTTAAATAACACGAGGTGATATTGTGGATTTAATACAAGTTATGAAAGCACTTTCCGATGAAACACGAATGAGAATATTGAATATATTAAAAAATGAAGAGCTATGTGTATGTGAAATTGAGGCAATACTTGATGTTACACAGTCAAATGCTTCTCGCCATTTAAATAGATTGATAAATGCAAAAATATTAGATAATTACAAGGTTGGAAATTATGTATATTATAAAATAGATGAAGATGGAGTAAAGGAATATCCATTTATAAGAGAAATTATAGAAGAGCATACTATAAAAGATCCATTGTATGTAAGAGATTACGAAAGATTAAAAATATACAAGAAAAGTGGTCTTACTTGCGATAAACTTAAAGAAGACAAAGTTTTTTAATAATTTAAAAAGATTATGGAAGAAATGGGATAAAACTAAAAGTAGCATTTATATATCTCTATAACTCATGTAAGTTCTAGATAGCAGAAACATTGATAATTTTTGTAGAAAAGTAAGTTTCTCTTTATGAAGAATATTTTATGGGATTTAAATAGAGAAGATATAATTGCAACTATTAATTATAATATAGGAGCTACTTTTTTTGAAAGGGATGAATGTGAAAAAGCTTTATATTATTTAGAAAAATCTACACCCTTGCTTATGTTTTAAATTATTAAGATTGGGGAAAACATTTAAATGTGTGCAAGAAAAAAATGAGAAGTTTTGTCTTTATATTATTTTGAAATAAAGAATTCTTGTAGTCATATATGTAGTATTTAAAATAGGGAATTATTCAATAGCAATAAATGAAAAAGGTGGAGATATATTAATGAAAGCATATCTAGCAAATGGATTATTTGGTATGGGAGATAGATTGTTAAATTCTTTAATGGCGTCAAAAATTAGAGAAGAAATAGAAGAAATTGATTTATATGTTCCTCAAGAAAATGATGAAATCAATGATAAAAATGCATATGCAGATTCTG from Tissierellales bacterium encodes the following:
- a CDS encoding metalloregulator ArsR/SmtB family transcription factor, giving the protein MDLIQVMKALSDETRMRILNILKNEELCVCEIEAILDVTQSNASRHLNRLINAKILDNYKVGNYVYYKIDEDGVKEYPFIREIIEEHTIKDPLYVRDYERLKIYKKSGLTCDKLKEDKVF